One genomic region from Argentina anserina chromosome 2, drPotAnse1.1, whole genome shotgun sequence encodes:
- the LOC126785490 gene encoding squalene monooxygenase SE1-like, with translation MVSYEYVLGGVLASLLASVFIMIINSARKVEGAEKSGNGFVRIPQNGEEKATDVVIVGAGVAGAALAYTLAKEGRRVHVIERDLSEPDRIVGELLQPGGYLKLIELGLEDCANESIDAQKVFGYALYKDGKDTNLSYPLEKYSSDIAGRSFHNGRFIQKMRERAASLSNVNLEQGSVTTLIEEKGIVKGVIYKNKAGEEMRTYAPLTIVCDGCFSNLRKNLSAPKVESPSCFVGLVLENCDLPHANHGHVILGDPSPVLFYPISSTEIRCLVDIPGTKVPSVANGEMAKYLKTVVAPQIPPQLYNSFIAAIDKGSIRSMQNKSMAANPLPTPGALLLGDSFNMRHPLTGGGMTVALSDIVILRDLLRPLHDLNDAPALCHYLESFYTLRKPVSSTINTLAGALYKVFCASPDPARQEMREACFGYLSLGGICSYGPVSLLSGLNPRPLHLFLHFFAVAIYGVGRLMLPFPSPQRIWLGVRLILSAAGIIFPIIKGEGVRQMFFPATVPACYRAPPLQ, from the exons ATGGTGTCCTACGAGTATGTTCTGGGTGGAGTCCTGGCCTCTCTGCTGGCCTCTGTTTTCATCATGATTATTAACAGCGCTAGAAAAGTGGAGGGTGCCGAGAAGAGTGGGAATGGGTTTGTCAGGATTCCGCAAAACGGTGAGGAGAAAGCTACCGACGTCGTCATTGTCGGCGCCGGAGTTGCCGGTGCTGCTCTTGCTTACACTCTTGCCAAG GAAGGACGGCGTGTACATGTCATCGAAAGGGACTTGAGTGAGCCGGACAGAATTGTTGGCGAGCTTTTGCAGCCTGGGGGTTATCTTAAGTTGATCGAGTTGGGTCTTGAGG ACTGTGCGAATGAATCCATTGATGCCCAGAAGGTGTTTGGTTATGCTCTCTACAAAGATGGCAAGGATACAAATCTCTCTTATCCCTTGGAAAAGTACAGTTCCGATATAGCTGGGAGAAGTTTCCACAATGGGCGATTCATCCAAAAAATGCGTGAAAGAGCTGCAAGTCTATCAAA TGTAAATTTGGAACAAGGATCAGTGACAACACTGATCGAGGAAAAGGGCATTGTCAAAGGGGTGATTTACAAGAACAAGGCTGGAGAGGAGATGAGAACATATGCTCCACTGACAATCGTGTGTGATGGTTGCTTTTCAAATCTGCGCAAAAATCTCAGTGCTCCAAAG GTCGAAAGTCCCTCTTGTTTTGTTGGTTTGGTATTGGAGAACTGTGACCTTCCACACGCAAATCATGGTCATGTGATTTTGGGAGATCCTTCTCCTGTCCTCTTCTATCCTATCAGTAGCACAGAGATTCGTTGTTTGGTTGATATTCCTGGAACAAAAGTTCCTTCAGTAGCTAATGGGGAAATGGCCAAGTATTTGAAAACTGTTGTGGCTCCTCAG ATTCCTCCTCAGCTCTACAATTCTTTTATAGCTGCAATCGACAAGGGTAGCATCAGGTCCATGCAAAACAAAAGCATGGCTGCAAATCCGCTTCCCACTCCTGGTGCACTTTTATTGGGGGATTCATTCAACATGAGGCATCCTTTGACAGGAGGAGGAATGACTGTGGCTCTTTCAGACATTGTTATTCTTCGGGATCTTCTTAGACCCCTACATGATCTCAATGATGCACCTGCATTGTGCCATTACCTTGAGTCATTCTACACATTGCGTAAG CCTGTGTCATCTACCATAAACACATTGGCAGGTGCCTTGTACAAGGTGTTTTGTGCATCACCTGATCCCGCAAGACAGGAAATGCGTGAAGCATGTTTTGGCTATTTGAGTCTTGGAGGTATCTGTTCGTATGGACCAGTATCTCTTCTCTCTGGTCTTAACCCTCGTCCACTGCACctgtttcttcatttctttgcTGTTGCTATCTATGGTGTCGGGCGCTTAATGCTTCCATTCCCTTCTCCTCAACGCATATGGCTTGGGGTTAGATTGATCTTG AGTGCAGCAGGGATCATATTTCCCATTATAAAGGGTGAAGGAGTTAGACAGATGTTCTTTCCTGCAACAGTTCCAGCATGTTACAGAGCTCCTCCTCTTCAATGA